DNA sequence from the Halichoerus grypus chromosome 8, mHalGry1.hap1.1, whole genome shotgun sequence genome:
ttctggagagtgtttcatgtacacttgagaagaatgtatattctggtTCTGTtgggtgaaatgttctgtatatgtctgttaggtccatttggtctatagtgttgttcGCACCTGCTGTTTCCTTACTGATATTTAGTCTGGATCATCTGTCCATTATCATTTGGGGTATTGAAGTCTACTTTATTGTGTTGCtatctgtttctcccttcagatctgtcaatgttagctttatatatttaggtgttctcatgtgcatatatatttctaattgttatatcttcctgttgaATTGACCCGTTAGCATTACATAATGACCTTCTTTGCTTTTGTGACAGTtgacttaaaatctattttttcttatataagtaTACTCCTCCTCTGTTTTGGTTACCATTtgaatgaaatgtatttttccatgCTTTCACtttgagcctgtgtgtgtgtccttaaatCTAAAGCAAATaccttatagacagcatatagttggatcttgctTTTTATCCCTTCGGTGACCCTATGTCTTTTGTTTGGTGAGTTTAATCtacttacatttaaaataattatttttagataagGACTTAACTATtgctgttttgttcattgttttctgttttgtagtttcttttgTTCCTCTTCCTCTCATCATCTTCATTTTCGATGTGCTGCTTTTTTGTAATggtgtattttgatttttttctctttatcttttcttgtaTTGCTacagattttattctttgtggtTACCGTGAGGCTTGCAAAAAACTTCTTGTTATAACAATAGTCTATTTTGgactgataacaacttaactttaaTTGCATACAAAAACTACACTTTTAACCCCCCTGACACACACTTTGTAGTGTTGTTGTAATAATTTAAGTAGGTAAAATAGCCTGTCTAAAGGCCTCAAAAGAATGGAATGTGGCACATGGGAGGAAGAGTAAAATtagtgtttaaaaaaaggaatgcaaaatagGGCTAAGGAGGTAAGCAAGATTCAAATGATTCATGTCCTACTATACATTGTAATAATTTGTTATTGTATATTCCCTAACCACATTAGTATTTTTTCTGTGATACATAGAATGAAGCCTGTCACATTTTAAGCTTTTAGTAATAAATGTTTGAGAATGAATACATATATCCTCTTCATCAATAGTGAAATGAGCAATGTTAAAATCAGCATCAAATCAGAATATTTCACCCTTGGAGAGACAAGTGCTGAGCTATAAATGCCTCACTGGGGATGTCTCTTCTATAATCCTTCCTGCTCCCCTCGAGGCATTCTCTGTCACCTTTAATGTAAAGGTTTCCACCAACTTGCATGTCATCCCCCCCAGTGAAAATACACCAAGATGCCATTCAGAACTGACATCAATAAGCCAGTAAGATTATTTCAGGGTATGGGAGGAGAAGAGATTCTGGGACATAGCTTTAAGATGCAAGGtgatgggaaaaaaagacaagaggtaaaAGGGAGCCCTATTTCCAGAAATTGTTGGGCTAACTGTTCCAAGTCACCTCACCTTATAACCTAAGATTCAGTGTTCTGGTTAAGTAAGCAAATTCAATATTATACAGGAAAGATTGTAAAGAGATAAGAAGAACGAGGATAACTTTTCTTCTGTAGCTCCAATGTAGTCTTCAAGTGCAGACTATATGTTTAGTACCCTGTTATCCACTGTAGAGAAAATAAGTGAGACAAAACTTTTGTCAGATCATCTGAGAAGGCTATAAAAAGTTCTCACAACAGGAACTGGGTAAAAGCTGGCCCATTGCTTAGAGTCTGCTCTCAGTTACTCAGTGCTTCCTCATTCTTTCCAAGACTCTGGccactttctttctttgagtACAATCTCTTTCTACTACTGCTAACCTAACAACTTGTTCTCTGGAAATAGTAAACCACATGCAACTCCTGAGTTCATTAGGCATTTGTGTTTTTCTCATGTTTGCCCATGCTGTTCCTTCCCTGTGGCATACTTTGCCCCCAACTTTGCTTTCAAGTCTCAGATTCAGCACTGTGTTTGAGAAGGTTTCTCCGACTCTGCAGGCACATTTGGACATGCCTTTTCCTAAGTCTCTGTATTATCATATGCAAACTTATATCATGGCCATTATGACACTGTGTTGTGATTACTTTTCTTTGTATTAGATAGAATCTCTTTAAGGGTAGGGATAACGTCTTTGTTTCCAAAGGACAGAGCATAGTCCctcaaacaaacacacaaacaaaccaaaaaaatcatttctgGGAATATCTATACTGAGGGAGGAGATTAAGGTGGCACCTGTTTGACAAAGGCAGAAAATCCTACTTAAGATAATGTCATCTCTCTACTAACTAATACTGAACTATTTACCTATTTCAAGAAAAGGCCAGTTCTATCCTCCtacaattaaaaatgcatttggaagAGCTAAAGTAGCTCttcaatgtaaaataaaatgcaggtgACCAAAAGCAGATTTCTAATGGAGTACAGTCAAAAGAAAATCAGGATGTAGGAGAAGAAAGGCAtttaagaagaagaaggagaaggagaagaagaaggaagaaagaagaaagaagaaaagaaggaggaggaggaagaagaagaagaagaagaagaggaaggagaagaagaagaagaggaagaagaaagaagaagaaaaagaagtataacTGACTTTTTAATATTCCAGTTTGGCTTAAATCCTCATATAAGAATAATTTGTAGGAATATCAATGATCCAAGGAGATACAATGAATGCTATGTTTGTTGAGAGTGAACCATCAAAAGTTAGGGACAAAAGTAGATTGTGTCAAGGTGAGGgttagagctggaaggaaagTGACAGATGTGGTGATGGAAAAGGCATAATATacatcttaatttctttattaaggATCAGAAACTGCTGGGGTAATATGCATAAGTGGAGTGTACTAGTGTGCAAGACAAAACAGATGAGATCTCTGGTATTAGCCCAATCTAAAAACTCATCTACAGCTTAGAATTCTGGCCTAATGTTggcaggtttgtttttctttcattttttaagaaaatctatcAAGCTGTATTTTCTTATGAAATCTCCCATTATCTAATATTATTAAATTAGTTTGATTTCTTTATAAACTTTTGAGGAAAGACAAAACATGTTGGGAATGCAGTCTGTTGACTTGCAAACTCTGCTAAAAGAATGATGagaaaggcgcctgggtggctcagtcgttaagcatctgccttcggctcaggtcattatcccagggtcctgggatcgagtcccacatcgcgctctctgctcagcaggaagcctgcttctccctctcccactccccctgcttgtgttcctgctctcactatctccctctctctgtcaaataaataaataaaatcttaaaaaaaaaaaaaaagaatgatgagaaAACCAGGATAGAAGTTGCCCCAAACTTGCCCCAAACCAGAAGCCTAGTAAGTAGTATAGAGCTGAGTTCAGATTAGACAACCAGGTTTCACTGGTGATATTCACAGTCCCCACTCTAAGAGTTCGTAGTCTTGTGTGTACCACAGacccctctgagcttcagtgaAGCTCGCAGCCTCCTCATTAGAATAATATTGCAAACACACAAACTAAAATACATAGGAGCATAAGGAAAACCAATTACACTGAATTATAGTTATCATGTGCTATGTAGACAGTTTGGGGTTTAACTGATTCCCCAGGAATGTGCTTTACCACATAAACGCCCAGGTAGAAATTAGATATTTATCCTACAGCTTCAGGGATATCTTAGCCAGATGAAATGTCTGACTTGATGCTATAATTGCATGGTTACAATTTCAGTAGTTTCTTAAACAATACTTCTACCAAGTCTCTAAATAAACTATTCCcttatattttcataaatgtgGACAAAATCTTTCTGCCTGTAGTTGTAACTTTATCAATGTGCTAAATATAAAGTGAATAGGTAATTGTCACCATTCATTTCCCAGTTAATGTTTGTAATAAATCTagttaaataagaattttaagcATTTCACTACTATCTTTTGAATGGGtaaaagataaagagagacaAAATATGTGAAcaatattttatcacttttaatcatataaattttacttaaaaacattGTGATAAAACAATTTATTAATTATGTTCCCCTTTCATTCCATCTtggtatatatttctaaaattaagaagaaatttctaaaatataatactTCCTTTGAAAAACACAGACCTACAAAGGACAACATTAACTACATCAATGCACCAAAATTAATAAtgccaattaattaattaattaattaatcaatcaaatattttaacattagtTAATGTTAGGTAAATTGACACATCCTAATAGTCTTACAACCATGTTCTTGAAGTTCAGGTAAGCATATCTATTTCCATTCCATTTACCCTGTCACGTATGTATGTCTAACACAATGgcaaaaaaaacaataatattatTAGTTAGCATCCATTAAAACTTTAATGAGTGCCAAGCACTGCTAATTATGTTACATGtccttttgtttaatttttacaacattcCTAGTGGTTAAATACTAagtccacattttatagatgaaaaaacagTCTTAGAAACATTAAGAATATGTGCTCAAAGTTGCACAACAAGAAAGTGGTGAGACTGGAATTCCACCTACAACAGACTGGTCCCATCTAATTGCTAGATATATGTTTCTTAAAAACAGAGGAACAGATCTTGTACATTAATGTATCACAAGCACCCAGAAAAGACCTTaaacagagtaggtgctcaatgaatagtTATTGAACTAAAGACTTTTCAGAAGTAGGGTtcgtatttaaaaacaaacatgtggaggttcctcaaaaagttaaaaatagaactaccctatgatccagcaatttcactactaggtatttgtacaaaggatacaaacatagtgattcaaaggggcatatgcatcccaatgtttatagcagcaatgtccacaatagccaaatatggaaagagcccagatgtccattgacagatgaatggataaagaagatgtggtatatatatatacaatggaatactattcagccatcacaaaatgaaatcttgccatttgcaatgaggtagatggaactagagtgtattatgctaagtgaaataagtcagagaaagacaaataccatatgatttcactcatgtggaatttaggaaacaaaactgatgaacatgggagaagggaagaaaataagataaaaacagaaagggagacaaaccataagagactcttaactataggaaacaaactgagggttgctggaggggaggtgggtggggtaatGAGATAATTgagtaatgggcattaaggagggcatgtgatgtaatgagcaccgggaattatatgcaactgatgaatcactaaattctacccctgaaattaataattcattatatgttaactaacttgaatttaaataaaatctaatataaaattaaattaaaatcaaaaaattgaaacaaagatGATAATTTTTACTGAAGAATGGAATTGAGacaaaaggacatttttaccttaaatttttctcatttgtctgaTTGACCCTGAGGCAAGAAGGAAGAGTTTATGATTTGGTTTAAAATGAACTAGTATTTTAAACTAGAATATGGTTTTATACCTAACTCCAACACTACATTTCTTCATAAACTTCTGCcacattatttaatttcatatatCAAATATTTGGCTTAGAGATTGTGTTGAAGCAtgttgaaactttaaaaatccagAATAAATGTAAGAAGCTATTAATACCAGTAATGCCAAAGTGTCGAAATCCATCATAACAGATTGTTTCCTAAACTATTTTCATATGCTTTAGTCAGTTCAAAGAGATACAGCCTATCAGTATATTGTTATTCATAAAAATCACAAAGTATCTGGCAATCTAATCTAATTTTTTCCAGCTACTCTCCATGTTAGCAATGGAAAATTGGAaagtgttcttttgtttttctgccaTATATCTTAAGAAGCCACAAAGAGACATCCTAAAACTAGAATATCAAATTTTGTGAGCTACTGGTTTCACATGAATGCAGTTATTCTTTCAAGTGTAAAGGCATACTACTTACAAATAAGATGCATTTTCAGTCTGAGTCTGCATTTTTAGTCTATTCTGTCTACTTTCCATAAAATAGTCACAACaaacagtattattattatcttcacaatagaaattaaaaagactagAGAGATAAAGTGAATATCCTAGGATAACACAACTAGGAAATGACAGATCCAAAATTTAATTCTGAGGTCTATgtatttttagagaaatgatCTTTGCCCCTTACAGTGATTCAGTCTTGAACCAGCTCTATGAATTCTCTGCATCTTAGGTTCTCCATCAGCTGTTAGGGAAATGATTTGGTCAGCTGATTTCCAAAGACCATcttgtaataaaaaatatctttaacacAATCAGTGATGAACCAGAATAGAGAGAATtgtgctatatattttttaaattagtttcatcttttcttcctATAGGCTACATTATattgaaaatgagaaacaaaattcATACTAAGACTaataatattttggaatattttattttggaaatgacaAACTTGTCATGAATTAAGTAGTTAATTTTCCAAACATTTAGTCTTGATATTAAATGAATTCATCAGATCTCTGATAATTCAGCCAGGTTTTAAAAGTTAATCAGACTTGAGTGGTTTACTTTCTACAGTTTAAACTTCACAAATGGCCATTAATCAGTTATTTCCTATATTAAATATCAAGTGTGGTAGTGATGTGTACACTTCTTAACAAACCATACTGTTAAATTTCAGATCCTCCAaactgttctgttttgttcaaaGTTGACTCAGAACTCAAAACAGTTGGATGTAATAAATCAGGATTGTTCAGCTTTATTCAGAAGAATCTCTTCACAATATGAATTTCCCCACAAAAATATTCCCAATGCTATGAAAAAAACCTCGCTATGCCCAACACCCTTAAAGTTCTGCAAGTGGACACCATCAGAGTACCACAAGGCTGCCACTGAGTGGGAATATTCTAGGTTAGAAGACAAGAGAACAGTATTTTATCTCAGGCTTCTCTAAGTTGACTGAGGTATGTTGATAGGACTCAGGGATATATGAAGCCCTGAATTTATGTTTTGATGATATGTGcatttttctatgaaaataacCTCTAGATTTCAACAGATTTTCAAATGTATCTATAATCTCAAAAGGCTTGCAaacatctcaataaattttaggcAAGATATTTCACATCTCTCAACCCCAGTTTCTTATTTTTGTGAGTTTAGACTAAAGGACTTGAAGATTCTAAGTTTAATTTTCCATTGCTATAAGGACTAAACTGATGATGTAAATCTCAGACAGGAGATTCATTGCACTGGGTATCTTGGAGTAGTTTTCCCAAGATTCAAGTTTTGATTATTTAGTTTCTTCTTCACAGCTGTCTTCACTTCCTGATTTCTCAAGGTGTAGATAAGTGGATTCAGAAAGGGGGTGAACATGGTATAGAAAACAGACAGAACTTTGTCTACCAGGAAGTTGGTGAAAGGCCACACATAGATAAAGATGCAGGGCCCAAAGAACATTAACACAACTATGAAATGTGCAGTGCAGGTAGAAAAAGCCTTAGATGTTCCTGTAGAGGAATGGTCCTTGATTGTGACAAGAACAATGATATAGGAGGTGAGCAAAAGCAGAAAACTTCCAAGAGCAATCACACCACTGGTAGAGATCATGAAGATTCCAAGaacatatatatctatacaaGCAAGCTGGATGACCAAAGGAAGGTCACAGAAGAAACTGTCTACAACATTGGGACCACAGAAGGGTAAATAGAGGGTAAAAGCTAACTGGCTCATTGTATGCAGGAAGCCCACTGTCCAAGAGGTTACCACAAGCCCAACACACACTCTTTGGCTCATAATTGTTGAATAATGGAGAGGTTTGCATCTGGCAATGTACCTGTCAAAAGACATGGAGATCAGCAGCACAATCTCAGTCCCAGTGAAGAGGTGCAAAAAGAAGATCTGGGAAATGCAGCCCTCAAAGGAGATGGTCTTATGCTCAGCAAAGAAGTCCATGATCATCTTTGGAGTGGCAAAGGAGGACAGGCACATGTCAATGAGAGACAGGTTGCTGAGGAGGAAATACATAGGGGAGTGAAGGTGTGGGGTGGATAGAACTGTGAGCAAAATCAGGCCGTTGCCCAACATAGTTatcaaatagaaaacagaaaagattacaaagaaaaaagtctggagctcaggagaatCAGTAAGTCCAAGTAACACAAATTCAGACACTCTAGAGTGGTTGAACCCCTCCATTGATCTGCAGACTGCTCTGTAAtgacaaaataagacaaaatgacataaatagaaaatgtgacacttttataattacatatgaaGGAGTTATGATATCAATTAATAATTCACTAGAACATTGATTACCTAAAAGCCAACTATAActatctcagtaaatatttttccttttggaacAAACTTAACATTTGCTATCAGCACTTCAGATGGACAACTTCTTGGTTTTGACCATCTCAGTAAATTTTGGATTATACTTATCATATACCCACACAATAATATTCCCATTCTGAATACTGACTAAAGGAGTTACATAATCCATGTTTATAGAGTAAGATTACACTAAGTTAGTGTGCTCTACTTAATAAGTCAGGTATATAGAAGTTTAAATGAGGGTTGAAATCTCCAAACTTTCTgttaaacaacaataaaaatataattatgtcaAATCCATTATTGTTGAATGCTGGATGTAACTAATAGTTTAACATAACAATTTCAGAAGACCCATTAAATATCCTATGAGggtaataaatgattattttagtGGTCTAAAAGCTACAGAAAAATCCAGTTCCATTCTTACTTCACTTGcaaattttcaaattgttttgtcactattgataaatattatttttaatatgtaatatataaatttctTAATTCCATAAAACTGTTGATAACTAAAAGGTATACCTGAAACATATGAGTTATTCTTGACTTTATTTTATGAtctcagagaaacatttaaaaaagagagaatatccCTCCTTTACATCTCATGATATTCCAACAAAGCTATTTTTTTCgactaggaaaaaaatagattctaGGACTGAGTTaggaaatacacaagatgagTGTTGGGCATCTTGTAATACCAGAATATAAGATGctcaagacaaaacaaacaaaaaacccacttaGGTGGTAGTATTTCATAGTGACACAGGAGCCACTGGGGGAAGAAAATGACACTTTAAGGACTCagattcatttttgaaaattgagTTTTTTATTTGCAGCACATCGTAAGTGCTACAAATACCTTCTGTGATGTTTTTCATTTAAGCAACCTCCTGTTTTCCCATTAGAGAAAACTTTGGCTTCATCCTCATTTATTTGCACATACTCAAATTGTTctgtcaatatttttt
Encoded proteins:
- the LOC118525959 gene encoding olfactory receptor 4K2-like; this translates as MEGFNHSRVSEFVLLGLTDSPELQTFFFVIFSVFYLITMLGNGLILLTVLSTPHLHSPMYFLLSNLSLIDMCLSSFATPKMIMDFFAEHKTISFEGCISQIFFLHLFTGTEIVLLISMSFDRYIARCKPLHYSTIMSQRVCVGLVVTSWTVGFLHTMSQLAFTLYLPFCGPNVVDSFFCDLPLVIQLACIDIYVLGIFMISTSGVIALGSFLLLLTSYIIVLVTIKDHSSTGTSKAFSTCTAHFIVVLMFFGPCIFIYVWPFTNFLVDKVLSVFYTMFTPFLNPLIYTLRNQEVKTAVKKKLNNQNLNLGKTTPRYPVQ